Proteins encoded in a region of the Sugiyamaella lignohabitans strain CBS 10342 chromosome B, complete sequence genome:
- the SAP190 gene encoding Sap190p (Protein that forms a complex with the Sit4p protein phosphatase; required for Sit4p function; member of a family of similar proteins including Sap4p, Sap155p, and Sap185p; SAP190 has a paralog, SAP185, that arose from the whole genome duplication; GO_component: GO:0005737 - cytoplasm [Evidence IEA,IEA]; GO_component: GO:0005737 - cytoplasm [Evidence IPI] [PMID 8649382]; GO_function: GO:0003674 - molecular_function [Evidence ND]; GO_process: GO:0000082 - G1/S transition of mitotic cell cycle [Evidence IGI,IMP,IPI] [PMID 8649382]; GO_process: GO:0031929 - TOR signaling [Evidence IMP] [PMID 15367655]; GO_process: GO:0007049 - cell cycle [Evidence IEA]; GO_process: GO:0016311 - dephosphorylation [Evidence IMP] [PMID 15367655]; GO_process: GO:0002098 - tRNA wobble uridine modification [Evidence IGI] [PMID 18755837]), which translates to MLYGGSGLGTGVGVIIEIIRKNNSDYDLVPVLLITLESHPPGPRDPIYLGTLVKLFAESIPKFQAILAREHKEQFETPFGKIEPLGFERFKICELFAELLHCSNMSLLNDPAGEGIIKTRDEERERVKKIIARARGEIESVGQDDELVDELRTEKSVDSEDAEKDKDVELTEADESDKTELTDSVAASGLDKQEGATGKPAGGTDRAIEADIGGLSIKTDDEKLAGIANGLRSDDDESESGGGTDYQSAISEDDDSNEKGNNSALDLDEGDDLTLAQSLAQQEATIRKNPVVGDQLKIALADNKCITTILEMFFKFPWNNFLHNVVFDIVQQILNGPIQEGYNKFLAIDLFGEGRLTQVIYEGHAACEQHERDHKTRLGYMGHLTLISEEVVKFTALYTAESVSPVVAEAVSKPEWIHYVTHTLVRTREQYNTILGGKRPDGSEYGQNPNAIILGNGDDNDDNDGDVGSELGEEESPGGFHQRHDGNGGDDDDDEDDDMVSEHHRHGHNEFGYHDDDEDDEDDVSGHGGAGNASNGSRKVGGSNTGSGSVDIDGSGDQFARYMSQQISGTGHFGSSDEDDDDEEWENDRSDYRGAYSAGNNGGSRFDGATHSTPGAGGSTLSYGLSPSAEDEDDDEDDDLGLVRSRSYNDMN; encoded by the coding sequence ATGTTGTATGGAGGCTCGGGACTGGGAACTGGAGTAGGTGTGATTATAGAGATTATTCGTAAGAACAACTCGGACTACGATTTGGTGCCTGTGTTGCTTATTACGCTCGAGTCGCATCCTCCCGGGCCTCGCGATCCCATTTATTTGGGCACGCTTGTTAAGTTGTTTGCCGAGAGCATTCCCAAGTTCCAGGCGATTCTTGCTCGTGAGCATAAGGAGCAGTTTGAGACGCCTTTTGGCAAGATCGAGCCTCTTGGTTTTGAACGATTCAAGATTTGCGAACTTTTTGCTGAATTGCTTCACTGTAGTAATATGAGTCTTCTCAACGATCCGGCCGGTGAGGGCATTATCAAAACGAGAGATGAAGAGAGAGAGCGGGTCAAGAAGATCATTGCTCGTGCTCGTGGCGAGATAGAAAGTGTTGGCCAGGACGACGAGCTTGTTGATGAGTTGAGAACCGAGAAGTCTGTTGATAgtgaagatgctgaaaagGATAAGGATGTTGAACTTACTGAAGCAGACGAATCTGACAAGACTGAACTGACCGATTCTGTAGCTGCTAGTGGTCTGGATAAGCAAGAAGGTGCTACTGGTAAGCCGGCTGGCGGTACTGATAGAGCTATTGAAGCAGATATTGGCGGGTTGAGTATAAAGACCGATGATGAGAAGTTGGCAGGAATTGCTAATGGACTTCGTtctgatgacgacgagtcCGAGTCTGGCGGTGGTACTGATTATCAATCTGCTATCagcgaagatgacgataGCAATGAAAAGGGTAATAACTCAGCACTTGATCTTGACGAGGGTGATGATTTGACTCTGGCCCAGTCGTTGGCTCAACAGGAGGCTACAATTCGTAAGAATCCCGTTGTCGGTGACCAGCTCAAGATTGCTCTGGCTGATAACAAGTGTATCACGACGATTCTGGAGATGTTCTTCAAGTTTCCTTGGAATAATTTTCTCCACAACGTGGTGTTTGACATTGTACAACAGATTCTCAACGGACCTATTCAAGAAGGATACAACAAGTTTCTGGCTAttgatttgtttggagAAGGTCGACTGACTCAAGTTATCTATGAGGGCCATGCTGCTTGTGAACAGCATGAACGAGACCACAAGACTCGTCTTGGATACATGGGCCATTTGACGCTGATATCTGAAGAGGTTGTCAAGTTCACTGCTTTGTATACTGCCGAGTCAGTGTCACCAGTTGTTGCCGAGGCTGTTTCCAAGCCAGAATGGATCCATTATGTCACTCATACACTTGTAAGGACGAGAGAGCAGTATAACACCATTCTTGGTGGCAAACGACCTGATGGTAGTGAGTACGGCCAGAATCCTAATGCTATAATTCTCGGTAATGGAGATGACAATGACGACAATGACGGTGATGTTGGTTCGGAACTTGGCGAAGAGGAGTCTCCTGGAGGATTCCACCAACGTCACGATGGCAATGGaggtgatgatgacgacgatgaggatgatgatatGGTCAGTGAGCATCACCGTCACGGTCATAATGAGTTTGGATATcacgatgacgatgaggacgatgaagacgatgtcAGTGGTcatggtggtgctggtaatgCCAGCAATGGCAGTCGCAAGGTCGGCGGTAGTAATACCGGATCGGGATCGGTCGATATCGACGGCAGCGGCGACCAGTTTGCACGATACATGTCTCAACAAATCAGTGGTACCGGACATTTTGGGTCTAGtgacgaggatgacgatgacgaagaatGGGAAAATGACCGGTCAGATTACCGTGGAGCCTATTCAGCTGGCAATAACGGCGGTTCTCGCTTCGACGGAGCCACTCATAGCACACCTGGTGCTGGCGGGTCGACTTTGTCATACGGTCTGTCCCCATCTGCCGAAGATgaggacgacgatgaagatgacgaccTCGGGCTGGTTCGCAGTCGTAGCTACAACGACATGAATTAA
- the SAP190 gene encoding Sap190p (Protein that forms a complex with the Sit4p protein phosphatase; required for Sit4p function; member of a family of similar proteins including Sap4p, Sap155p, and Sap185p; SAP190 has a paralog, SAP185, that arose from the whole genome duplication; GO_component: GO:0005737 - cytoplasm [Evidence IEA,IEA]; GO_component: GO:0005737 - cytoplasm [Evidence IPI] [PMID 8649382]; GO_function: GO:0003674 - molecular_function [Evidence ND]; GO_process: GO:0000082 - G1/S transition of mitotic cell cycle [Evidence IGI,IMP,IPI] [PMID 8649382]; GO_process: GO:0031929 - TOR signaling [Evidence IMP] [PMID 15367655]; GO_process: GO:0007049 - cell cycle [Evidence IEA]; GO_process: GO:0016311 - dephosphorylation [Evidence IMP] [PMID 15367655]; GO_process: GO:0002098 - tRNA wobble uridine modification [Evidence IGI] [PMID 18755837]): protein MAFWRIGNGFSSVSPIDKILDKNDHTLVDLLNEPDLLQELLAPNTKLIEYLRQPDVMAEMIRYIADMNDKLEDEGDSGGGSSTTGASGKATTADSNVSAGGDSGARAGAKHGLDDKPLPSTPVSSEMTDVDDDDNGELDLHTGSADVDMAESGSLSTETEYDSTNTTSSTTKAAKRSRESDSDSSSDKDEDDNNNESSTSNQDTGSASASSASAPKTGVSNKVKHGLLNRTGYTDDDEDEEDEDDEDDNNSNQSGNEAYDSSFDDIQETKQRHAQVCSEILSADVWSLTEALMECTDLIEEIWKILDYPTPLDISYASYFTKISEHLLDKKTDEMLAFIRSQKSFVKRFMKHIDNPPLMDFLLKVISSDKSDNSTGIIDVSVSPDASGGWGCAPDPPAPLAALESVRLRSQQLLRSRSHGVWGAAPADGGTLAPRREY, encoded by the coding sequence ATGGCGTTTTGGAGAATCGGCAATGGGTTCTCGTCAGTGTCCCCTATAGACAAGATTCTCGATAAAAATGATCATACGCTGGTTGATTTGCTCAACGAGCCAGACCTGCTCCAAGAGCTTCTGGCTCCTAATACCAAGCTCATTGAGTACCTCAGACAACCCGATGTTATGGCCGAGATGATTCGATATATCGCTGATATGAACGACAaattagaagatgaaggTGATAGTGGAGGTGGTAGTAGCACTACTGGTGCCAGTGGTAAAGCAACTACTGCTGATAGTAATGTTAGTGCCGGTGGCGATAGTGGTGCAAGAGCGGGTGCCAAACATGGACTGGACGATAAACCACTTCCATCCACGCCAGTATCGTCTGAAATGACCGACgttgacgatgatgataatggaGAGCTCGATCTTCATACCGGCAGTGCTGATGTGGATATGGCCGAAAGTGGCAGTCTTAGCACCGAGACTGAATACGACAGTACCAATACTACTAGTAGCACCACGAAAGCTGCTAAACGGAGTCGCGAGTCGGACTCGgactcttcttctgataaagatgaagacgataaTAATAACGAGTCGTCGACAAGTAACCAAGATACTGGATCcgcatcagcatcatcagcatcagcacccAAGACAGGTGTATCCAACAAAGTCAAGCACGGGTTATTAAATCGAACTGGATATacagatgacgatgaagacgaagaagacgaggatgacgaggacGATAACAACAGTAATCAGAGTGGTAACGAGGCATATGATTCCAGTTTCGACGATAtccaagaaacaaaacagcGCCACGCCCAAGTTTGTTCAGAGATTCTGTCAGCCGACGTATGGAGTCTTACCGAGGCACTCATGGAGTGTACAGACCTGATTGAAGAGATCTGGAAAATCCTCGACTATCCGACCCCTCTGGACATCTCGTACGCATCCTACTTCACCAAGATCAGCGAGCATCTGCTCGACAAGAAAACCGACGAAATGCTCGCGTTCATCCGCAGCCAGAAGAGCTTCGTCAAGCGGTTCATGAAACACATCGACAACCCGCCGCTAATGGATTTCCTCCTCAAAGTCATTTCCAGCGACAAATCCGACAACTCGACCGGTATCATCGATGTAAGTGTTTCCCcggatgcctccggcggctggggctgcgccccagaccccccggctcctctcgctgcgctcgagtcggtccgtctacggtcccagcaactcctgcgaagcaggagccacggggtctggggcgcagccccagccgacGGAGGCACACTGGCCCCCCGAAGAGAGTACTAA
- the SEC2 gene encoding guanine nucleotide exchange factor SEC2, with amino-acid sequence MESSSSVAPSAHSEAPVSSSAISDLDSEVRFLNTRIVDMINSNTEIEDKLRTANRELIQMTDTKVDLEDQLRVTRQELDDARRAKILLEDQIEKDYVSRQEYDRVVELQKKAEKDAEGLHAEIEDLTGSLFNEANILVAEANKEKARLQMQLEERDVLLDNYKSQVSELKDIIQRLKDEEEMGEVNSNRRSLMSTPPPPPLPEGDDGYRPIGSAVSVASSLTGTTGDAGSSGDGHADSSIGTNGAGGTGTGSSDFGLSTGLSAMTLASVSGKPGAVTTGHHFGDDTDSPGAPDDAIYWSLNDKSALYSQIRPILRKDTPVFEDFKSFVNHTSSNPFAALTNNSHNHNQTSTASAYFHTPGGFPGSFPVNPRVTASSPTVPSTSSPKSGADSSPRSTVTSTATSTSTSTSTATTTTSTATSYVHINTAPLSSFKLYKRCLSEDIEPTLRLDLAPHISWYAKKGVMNSIVDGTAIVEPISGVNEGAAIRGQNRPVATVSPCSFCGEARDSSIVYLRMHNLRISKGQSHNTSTNTFTSSNSSSSSAVTTSTTTSTTTVSSGHPLCHYCLTRVRTVCDFTAFLRSVRDRVWKVDEEEGLNRAWDELARLRERMLWAREGAIFPPPMIFGPSLRTARTHTPIQSKESAPLDTEEKLEKPNQLDTPDSTNPSTDAKDEDASSVAVSADDEVYTSA; translated from the coding sequence ATGGAGTCGTCGTCTAGTGTAGCGCCAAGTGCGCATTCCGAAGCTCCTGTGTCGTCTTCAGCAATCAGTGATCTCGATTCAGAAGTACGGTTCCTGAATACACGGATTGTTGATATGATTAACAGTAATACAGAGATAGAAGACAAGCTTCGAACTGCTAATAGAGAATTGATTCAGATGACTGATACAAAGGTAGATTTAGAAGACCAGCTTCGCGTGACGCGGCAGGAGTTGGACGATGCCAGACGTGCGAAAATTCTACTAGAAGATCAGATTGAAAAGGACTATGTATCTCGTCAAGAGTATGATCGAGTTGTTGAACTACAGAAAAAGGCAGAGAAAGATGCTGAAGGTCTACATGCTGAGATAGAAGACTTAACAGGAAGTTTGTTCAATGAAGCAAATATATTAGTTGCTGAGGCCAATAAGGAAAAGGCTCGTTTACAGATGCAATTGGAAGAGCGAGATGTTCTTTTAGACAATTACAAGTCACAGGTGTCTGAACTAAAGGACATTATTCAAAGACTTAAAGACGAAGAGGAGATGGGTGAAGTCAATTCAAACAGACGCTCACTTATGTCTACACCGCCACCTCCACCTTTACCAGAAGGTGACGATGGATATAGACCTATTGGCTCGGCAGTCAGCGTTGCCAGCTCTTTAACAGGAACAACAGGTGAtgctggcagcagcggaGACGGTCATGCTGATAGTTCAATAGGAACCAACGGCGCTGGCGGTACTGGAACTGGATCTAGTGATTTTGGATTATCAACTGGTCTTTCTGCCATGACATTGGCTTCAGTGTCTGGCAAGCCGGGTGCCGTAACTACTGGCCACCATTTTGGAGACGACACGGACTCACCAGGAGCTCCTGACGATGCTATTTATTGGTCTCTAAACGACAAGAGCGCTTTGTACAGCCAAATCCGACCTATTCTCCGTAAAGACACACCAGTTTTTGAAGATTTCAAGTCATTTGTAAACCATACCTCATCCAACCCATTTGCTGCACTCACCAACAATAGTCACAATCATAATCAAACATCCACAGCGTCGGCTTATTTCCACACTCCAGGAGGATTCCCAGGCTCATTTCCCGTCAACCCACGAGTTACTGCTTCATCCCCCACTGTTCCTTCAACCTCATCGCCAAAATCAGGAGCTGATTCGTCTCCTAGAAGCACTGTTACATCTACAGCTACATCTACTTCTACATCTACTTCGACAGCTACCACAACGACATCTACCGCCACTAGTTATGTTCATATCAACACCGCACCTTTGTCGTCTTTCAAACTATACAAAAGATGTCTCTCAGAAGATATCGAGCCAACCCTGCGTCTCGACCTAGCACCCCATATTTCCTGGTACGCTAAAAAGGGAGTTATGAATAGTATTGTCGACGGCACAGCCATTGTCGAGCCAATTTCCGGGGTGAACGAAGGAGCAGCCATCCGCGGTCAGAACCGGCCTGTGGCCACTGTATCACCCTGCTCGTTCTGTGGAGAGGCCCGAGACAGTTCTATCGTCTATCTTCGAATGCATAATCTGAGAATAAGCAAGGGTCAAAGCCACAATACCAGCACGAATACGTTCACGAGCAGTAATTCCAGCAGTTCAAGTGCCGTGACGACCTCGACCACGACCTCGACCACTACTGTGAGCAGCGGCCATCCCCTGTGTCATTACTGTCTAACACGAGTACGGACAGTGTGCGACTTCACGGCGTTCCTAAGATCTGTTCGCGACAGAGTCTGGAAAGtagacgaggaagaaggaCTCAACCGAGCCTGGGACGAGCTGGCCCGACTTCGTGAGCGTATGCTGTGGGCTCGAGAGGGCGCCATCTTCCCACCACCCATGATCTTTGGCCCCAGCCTTCGAACTGCCCGGACCCACACTCCCATTCAATCCAAAGAGTCCGCACCACTGGACACCGAAGAAAAGCTCGAAAAGCCAAACCAACTGGACACTCCAGATTCCACTAATCCCTCAACCGATGCCAAAGACGAGGACGCCAGCTCCGTAGCGGTCTCGGCCGACGACGAGGTCTATACCTCTGCCTAG
- the POT1 gene encoding acetyl-CoA C-acyltransferase (3-ketoacyl-CoA thiolase with broad chain length specificity; cleaves 3-ketoacyl-CoA into acyl-CoA and acetyl-CoA during beta-oxidation of fatty acids; GO_component: GO:0005758 - mitochondrial intermembrane space [Evidence IDA] [PMID 22984289]; GO_component: GO:0005782 - peroxisomal matrix [Evidence IDA] [PMID 7754706]; GO_component: GO:0005782 - peroxisomal matrix [Evidence IDA,IMP,ISM] [PMID 8125978]; GO_component: GO:0005777 - peroxisome [Evidence IEA,IEA]; GO_component: GO:0005777 - peroxisome [Evidence IDA] [PMID 19470242]; GO_function: GO:0003988 - acetyl-CoA C-acyltransferase activity [Evidence IEA]; GO_function: GO:0003988 - acetyl-CoA C-acyltransferase activity [Evidence IDA] [PMID 7754706]; GO_function: GO:0003824 - catalytic activity [Evidence IEA]; GO_function: GO:0003729 - mRNA binding [Evidence IDA] [PMID 21124907]; GO_function: GO:0016740 - transferase activity [Evidence IEA]; GO_function: GO:0016746 - transferase activity, transferring acyl groups [Evidence IEA]; GO_function: GO:0016747 - transferase activity, transferring acyl groups other than amino-acyl groups [Evidence IEA]; GO_process: GO:0006635 - fatty acid beta-oxidation [Evidence IMP] [PMID 12819196]; GO_process: GO:0006631 - fatty acid metabolic process [Evidence IEA,IEA]; GO_process: GO:0006629 - lipid metabolic process [Evidence IEA]; GO_process: GO:0008152 - metabolic process [Evidence IEA]) — protein sequence MERLSNIASQVAPSNASAVSKLAEKHPDDVVIVAAYRTAHTRGGKGKFKDTTSGEILAGLLKGIVEKSGIDPASIQDIVVGNVCNPGAGVNEHRAAQLYAGIPYTVPFQALNRQCSSGLMAVNDIANKITAGQIDIGIGAGVESMSQNYGPNVLGAQPASFLEHPVASKCLIPMGITSENVAEKYNVSRRAQDEFAANSYQKAAKAQDAGLFKDEILPIETTIVEEDAEGNEKETKVIVDTDEGIRRGVTADSLAKVRPAFKADGSTHAGNASQVSDGAGAVLLMRRSTAEKLGKPILAKYVHAKVVGVPPEIMGIGPAVAIPALLKDLGLTVDDVDVYEINEAFASQALYSVRSAGIDINRVNPKGGAIAFGHPLGATGARQFATLLTELKRTKKKVGVTSMCIGTGMGAASLVIAE from the coding sequence ATGGAAAGACTTTCTAATATCGCATCTCAAGTTGCTCCTAGCAACGCTtcagcagtttcaaaaCTTGCTGAAAAGCACCCTGACGATGTTGTTATTGTCGCTGCTTACAGAACCGCTCATACTAGAGGTGGTAAAGGTAAATTCAAGGACACAACTTCCGGTGAAATTCTTGCTGGTCTTTTAAAGGGAATCGTTGAAAAGTCTGGTATTGATCCTGCTTCTATTCAAgatattgttgttggtaatGTTTGTAatcctggtgctggtgttaaTGAGCACAGAGCTGCTCAATTATACGCCGGAATCCCTTATACCGTTCCATTCCAAGCTCTTAACAGACAATGTTCGTCTGGTTTGATGGCTGTTAACGATATTGCTAATAAGATTACTGCTGGTCAGATTGATAttggtattggtgctggtgttgagTCCATGTCTCAAAACTACGGCCCCAATGTTCTTGGTGCTCAACCTGCTTCTTTCTTGGAACACCCTGTTGCTTCCAAGTGTTTGATTCCTATGGGTATCACTTCAGAGAATGTCGCTGAGAAGTACAATGTCAGCAGAAGAGCTCAAGACGAGTTTGCTGCCAACTCTTACCAAAAGGCTGCCAAGGCTCAAGATGCCGGTCTTTTCAAGGACGAGATTCTTCCTATTGAGACTACCATTGTTGAGGAGGATGCTGAGGGTAACGAGAAGGAGACCAAGGTTATTGTCGACACTGACGAAGGTATCAGACGTGGTGTTACTGCCGACTCTTTGGCCAAGGTCAGACCTGCTTTCAAGGCTGACGGTTCTACTCACGCTGGTAACGCTTCTCAAGTTTCCgatggtgctggtgccgttCTTCTTATGAGACGTTCGACTGCCGAGAAGCTTGGTAAGCCCATCTTGGCGAAGTACGTTCACGCCAAGGTTGTTGGTGTTCCTCCTGAGATTATGGGAATCGGCCCTGCTGTTGCCATTCCTGCTCTTCTTAAGGACCTTGGTCTTACTGTTGACGATGTCGATGTTTATGAGATCAACGAGGCCTTTGCTTCTCAAGCTCTTTACTCTGTCCGTTCTGCTGGCATTGACATCAACAGAGTCAACCCCAAGGGTGGTGCCATTGCCTTTGGCCACCCTCTCGGTGCCACCGGTGCCCGTCAATTCGCCACCTTGCTCACCGAGCTCAAGCGTACCAAAAAGAAGGTCGGTGTCACCTCCATGTGCATTGGTACCGGTATGGGTGCTGCTTCCTTGGTCATTGCCGAGTAA
- the FRE2 gene encoding Fre2p (Ferric reductase and cupric reductase; reduces siderophore-bound iron and oxidized copper prior to uptake by transporters; expression induced by low iron levels but not by low copper levels; GO_component: GO:0016021 - integral component of membrane [Evidence IEA]; GO_component: GO:0016021 - integral component of membrane [Evidence ISM] [PMID 12192589]; GO_component: GO:0016020 - membrane [Evidence IEA]; GO_component: GO:0005886 - plasma membrane [Evidence IEA,IEA]; GO_component: GO:0005886 - plasma membrane [Evidence IDA] [PMID 8164662]; GO_function: GO:0052851 - ferric-chelate reductase (NADPH) activity [Evidence IEA]; GO_function: GO:0000293 - ferric-chelate reductase activity [Evidence IDA] [PMID 8164662]; GO_function: GO:0046872 - metal ion binding [Evidence IEA]; GO_function: GO:0016491 - oxidoreductase activity [Evidence IEA,IEA]; GO_process: GO:0015677 - copper ion import [Evidence IDA] [PMID 9153234]; GO_process: GO:0006825 - copper ion transport [Evidence IEA]; GO_process: GO:0006811 - ion transport [Evidence IEA]; GO_process: GO:0055072 - iron ion homeostasis [Evidence IEA]; GO_process: GO:0006826 - iron ion transport [Evidence IDA] [PMID 8164662]; GO_process: GO:0055114 - oxidation-reduction process [Evidence IEA,IEA]), with protein MSPAGKNRTSFAEICALSGDIINVRVRATVVWRPLPGEYVFIYINRKLWDAHPFSVVGPSSDGESFQLLCKARKGMTRRISKMLKSKGADKDHPSTIPVLIEGPYGVHCPVERYGEVLLIAGGVGITGVIPYVEYLTHSPDANPTRIKFVWAVQSRSDTRWIEERLLRLSNKVEIVVYAAARTAAKENQDVLKSFVYEDPLESDYPYANNNPYETDEKDPTTGKHAEFHFVGDDGDDNLSTTSSRYPESNDHDRERHDEKPQDLTSEYGRSLTLKVTGQRARPAVSGISSPKPPLPLPPKDFHGHMYGSMHTLNIEGTTAANSLVTKSHRRRLSRMEWYQRIQNGRADINTLVKEFFIGSSASACVLGCGPPPMMDTMRQSVAQHLDLNEHGRVDYFEEAYSW; from the coding sequence ATGTCGCCAGCAGGCAAGAATCGCACATCGTTTGCTGAGATTTGTGCTTTAAGCGGTGATATTATCAATGTGCGAGTTCGTGCAACGGTCGTATGGCGTCCTCTACCTGGTGAATATGTCTTTATATACATCAATCGGAAGCTTTGGGATGCACATCCATTTTCCGTGGTTGGCCCATCTAGTGACGGCGAATCGTTCCAACTCCTTTGTAAAGCAAGAAAGGGAATGACAAGAAGGATCAGCAAGATGCTCAAAAGCAAGGGCGCCGACAAAGATCACCCGTCAACAATTCCAGTCCTGATCGAAGGGCCATATGGAGTTCACTGTCCCGTGGAGAGATACGGAGAAGTTCTGCTCATAGCAGGAGGAGTGGGAATCACCGGTGTGATTCCCTACGTCGAGTATCTCACACATAGTCCTGATGCAAACCCCACCCGTATAAAATTTGTATGGGCAGTGCAATCGAGGTCAGATACAAGATGGATCGAAGAACGATTGCTTCGCTTATCCAATAAAGTTGAAATTGTTGTCTACGCAGCAGCTCGTACCGCGGCCAAAGAAAACCAGGATGTACTTAAATCGTTTGTTTATGAGGACCCACTAGAAAGCGACTATCCATACGCCAATAACAACCCCTATGAAACCGACGAAAAAGATCCAACCACTGGAAAACATGCCGAATTTCACTTTGTTGGAGACGACGGAGATGATAATCTAAGCACAACTAGCAGCAGATATCCAGAGTCTAATGATCATGATAGAGAGCGTCATGACGAGAAACCGCAGGACTTGACTTCAGAATACGGCCGTAGCCTAACTCTCAAAGTTACAGGTCAAAGAGCCCGACCAGCTGTTTCTGGCATATCCAGCCCCAAACCACCACTTCCTCTTCCCCCAAAAGACTTTCATGGTCATATGTACGGTTCTATGCACACGTTGAATATAGAGGGCACAACCGCTGCTAATAGCCTTGTTACGAAGAGTCATCGAAGACGATTATCTCGAATGGAGTGGTACCAACGTATCCAGAACGGACGGGCTGATATTAATACTCTCGTCAAAGAGTTCTTTATAGGCTCTTCAGCCAGTGCTTGTGTTCTAGGTTGTGGCCCACCTCCTATGATGGACACAATGAGACAGAGCGTGGCTCAACACCTCGACCTCAACGAGCACGGTCGTGTCGACTATTTCGAGGAAGCTTATTCGTggtag